In the Brassica napus cultivar Da-Ae chromosome A7, Da-Ae, whole genome shotgun sequence genome, one interval contains:
- the LOC106423269 gene encoding farnesoic acid carboxyl-O-methyltransferase — MAPTYTMAGSKGPNSYSQHSTYQRALLEVAKEKINEAISTKLNVNSASSRFNIADFGCSTGPNTFLAVQNIIDAVEEKYRKETQQNPDGNIEFQVLFNDHFKNDFNTLFQTLPLTKKYFVAGVPGSFFGRVLPRDSLHVGHCSYSLHWLSQVPKGIADRNSPAWNKDIHCTGFSEEVAEAYHDQFKIDMGSFLRARGEELVSGGLLFLLGSCLPDGIKMSETMKGMLLDFMGNCLHDVAKEGLIDQEELDSLNFPIYPAHVAEFKSVIEDSGCFTTEAFERISHANEELPLDPEFLVTSHKITFGGILETRFGKEAMEKTMERIEEKCQDILPQLANAKSGMQYFIMLRKN; from the exons atggCTCCTACGTACACGATGGCCGGAAGCAAGGGTCCAAACAGCTATAGTCAGCACTCAACGTATCAG AGAGCGTTACTTGAAGTCGCAAAGGAAAAAATCAATGAAGCTATCTCGACCAAACTCAACGTCAACTCAGCTTCCAGTCGCTTTAACATAGCGGATTTCGGTTGTTCCACTGGACCTAATACTTTTCTTGCAGTACAAAACATAATAGATGCTGTGGAAGAAAAGTATCGCAAGGAAACTCAGCAAAATCCGGACGGTAACATTGAGTTCCAAGTTCTCTTTAACGATCACTTCAAGAATGATTTCAACACTCTTTTTCAAACACTCCCTCTGACCAAAAAATACTTTGTTGCTGGAGTTCCGGGTTCTTTTTTTGGTCGTGTTCTTCCTCGAGACAGTCTCCATGTGGGACATTGTTCTTATTCGCTTCATTGGTTGTCCCAAGTTCCTAAAGGGATCGCGGATAGAAACTCTCCAGCATGGAACAAGGACATTCATTGCACTGGATTCTCGGAAGAGGTCGCGGAAGCGTACCATGATCAGTTCAAGATCGACATGGGAAGTTTCTTGAGAGCAAGAGGAGAAGAACTTGTCTCAGGGGGTTTGCTATTCCTTCTTGGATCATGTCTACCTGATGGAATTAAAATGTCTGAAACAATGAAAGGAATGCTTCTTGATTTCATGGGAAATTGCCTCCATGATGTGGCtaaagag GGGCTAATTGACCAAGAAGAGCTAGACTCTCTCAATTTCCCAATCTATCCGGCACATGTTGCGGAGTTCAAGAGTGTCATTGAGGACAGTGGGTGTTTTACGACAGAAGCGTTTGAGAGAATTAGTCATGCGAATGAAGAACTTCCCTTGGACCCAGAGTTCTTGGTGACCTCACACAAAATTACATTTGGAGGAATTCTTGAGACGCGGTTTGGTAAAGAAGCAATGGAGAAGACAATGGAGCGCATTGAGGAAAAGTGTCAAGATATACTTCCGCAACTTGCGAATGCCAAATCCGGAATGCAATATTTCATTATGCTTCGAAAGAATTGA